The following proteins are co-located in the Telopea speciosissima isolate NSW1024214 ecotype Mountain lineage chromosome 9, Tspe_v1, whole genome shotgun sequence genome:
- the LOC122640139 gene encoding uncharacterized protein LOC122640139, whose product MVEEEQPSEPSGPAQQDQNAEDQIPESMEGDQPSQTPKDQNTEDQSPTLVEEKEEEEEEEDQNSKLVLVEEEPPPPPQDQRHDEDGTHDVENQPREAEASEGIRGLENQSEEITAHPEVEKVDEEELQQLQPQDEQEQKQNLEEEEQQQYLHQEEDNEPEPEGMTLSPTLPPPPVHEITLYDILPDNPPHNAPNVSRKAPKRKKSLNQRQRAALEKKLQAVKENLQPIPFIPSKTLDFTKHEKLLKRLGLWDFAHLEFDREIRTDLLAQLIVNFNPQLRCSYVNDFRVMVNRADLGRALKLPSKKDKINQSETADSDVEKYPEEFVGFMEDFVSHWFFLHEDTWILPNEIVAWCKLIRDGHPEKVDWPGLIWFMVEKELMQSPHLGSCYYASHLQCLIKAQHADLLKEEPAIDVYMKEEEDADIKETNLEDFQREEMESQQIELSLGHVKTDCEQVRDEDDVMDFQDCKDDEPGLWRLDGRNSVGENFLQRCNLNEVGGLESEHERKEVNEEEQYDLSSKPTSLERLSSTELIQAMGAANISFNTPAHLFSHSSEELLTSRMDDHMNEVGPSTFVNGCKRELDLDDDVNHHSFNDQHKRMRSDGSWDQKELDFDLCMEQVQSWMGKARLMYEAKEQGMMNSHLNQQALISELQQQNKIIEALHRSRSEEEQKRRQESYRLEHEIYVMSNLLNGYKEALKETRRAFSEYRQRYPQPDEPLYKDVAGPGGVVLSIMELEKQRKEREEELRATHFMIEEQMREFEQRWLGKLDFHLKEVLLLGSRLLDLENGTKLLKESFVKREVSQT is encoded by the exons ATGGTGGAAGAGGAACAGCCATCTGAGCCATCTGGTCCAGCGCAGcaggaccaaaacgcagaagacCAAATCCCTGAGTCCATGGAAGGAGATCAGCCATCTCAGACACCTAAAGACCAAAATACAGAAGATCAAAGCCCTACGTtagtggaagaaaaagaagaa gaagaagaagaagaagatcaaaacTCTAAATTGGTGTTGGTGGAAGAGGAACCGCCACCGCCACCTCAGGATCAGCGTCATGATGAGGATGGAACTCATGACGTAGAAAACCAGCCCCGAGAAGCTGAGGCGTCGGAAGGAATTCGTGGTCTAGAAAACCAGTCCGAGGAAATTACAGCTCATCCGGAAGTAGAAAAAGTAGATGAAGAAGAGCTACAGCAGCTGCAACCACAGGAtgaacaagaacaaaaacaaaatctcGAAGAAGAGGAACAGCAACAATATCTGCACCAAGAGGAGGATAATGAACCAGAACCAGAAGGTATGACCCTTTCTCCTACGCTCCCTCCTCCTCCTGTGCACGAAATTACTCTTTATGACATACTCCCGGACAATCCCCCACACAATGCTCCGAACGTCTCTCGGAAAGCCCCCAAGAGGAAGAAATCCCTTAACCAGCGGCAACGTGCTGCTCTTGAGAAGAAACTTCAAGCTGTTAAGGAAAATTTACAGCCAATTCCTTTCATCCCCagtaaaaccctagatttcacCAAGCACGAGAAGCTTCTTAAGCGCCTAGGGTTGTGGGACTTTGCCCATCTGGAGTTTGATCGGGAGATCCGAACAGATCTTCTAGCTCAGTTGATCGTCAATTTCAACCCTCAATTACGTTGCAGCTATGTGAACGATTTCCGGGTCATGGTCAATCGAGCTGATCTCGGTCGAGCCCTGAAACTACCCTCAAAGAAAGATAAGATTAATCAGTCGGAGACTGCGGATTCTGATGTTGAGAAGTATCCTGAAGAATTTGTTGGTTTTATGGAGGATTTTGTCTCACATTGGTTTTTTCTCCATGAGGATACCTGGATATTGCCGAATGAGATTGTGGCATGGTGTAAGCTTATCAGAGATGGGCACCCAGAGAAGGTCGACTGGCCTGGATTGATCTGGTTTATGGTAGAGAAGGAACTCATGCAGTCACCGCATTTGGGCTCTTGTTACTATGCATCGCACTTGCAGTGCTTGATCAAGGCTCAGCATGCGGATCTGCTTAAAGAAGAACCTGCAATAGATGTTTATatgaaggaggaagaggatgcTGACATTAAGGAAACCAATTTGGAGGATTTCCAGAGAGAAGAAATGGAGTCGCAGCAGATTGAATTGAGTCTAGGACATGTCAAAACTGACTGTGAGCAGGTTAGAGATGAGGATGATGTTATGGACTTCCAGGATTGCAAGGATGATGAACCTGGACTTTGGCGTCTGGATGGTAGGAACAGTGTTGGTGAGAATTTCTTGCAGCGTTGTAATCTAAACGAAGTGGGGGGTTTGGAGAGTGAACATGAAAGGAAAGAAGTGAATGAAGAAGAACAGTATGATCTTTCGTCAAAACCTACTAGTCTGGAGCGGTTATCCTCTACCGAGCTGATTCAAGCTATGGGAGCTGCAAACATTTCGTTCAATACGCCTGCTCACCTTTTTAGTCACTCTTCTGAGGAACTTCTAACTTCAAGAATGGATGACCATATGAATGAAGTTGGTCCATCTACGTTTGTCAATGGGTGCAAGAGAGAGCTAGATCTTGACGATGATGTCAATCATCACTCTTTTAATGATCAACACAAAAGGATGAGAAGTGATGGTTCATGGGACCAAAAGGAATTGGACTTTGATTTGTGCATGGAACAGGTGCAAAGTTGGATGGGTAAAGCTAGACTGATGTATGAAGCAAAAGAACAGGGGATGATGAATTCTCATTTAAATCAGCAGGCCTTAATCTCTGAGCTGCAGCAGCAGAATAAAATCATTGAAGCTTTGCATAGATCAAGATCTGAAGAGGAGCAGAAAAGACGACAGGAGAGTTATAGGCTTGAGCATGAAATCTACGTCATGAGCAATTTGTTAAATGGTTATAAGGAGGCTTTGAAGGAAACCCGGCGGGCATTCTCTGAATATAGACAACGTTATCCACAGCCTGATGAGCCACTTTACAAGGATGTTGCTGGGCCTGGTGGTGTTGTTCTTAGCATCATGGAACTGGAAAAACAACGCAAGGAGCGAGAGGAAGAACTTAGGGCTACACACTTCATGATTGAAGAACAGATGAGAGAATTTGAACAAAGGTGGTTGGGGAAGTTGGACTTCCATCTAAAAGAGGTACTTTTGCTGGGTAGTAGGCTGTTGGATTTGGAGAATGGAACAAAACTTCTTAAAGAATCTTTTGTAAAGCGTGAAGTTTCACAAACTTGA